A single Triticum dicoccoides isolate Atlit2015 ecotype Zavitan chromosome 2A, WEW_v2.0, whole genome shotgun sequence DNA region contains:
- the LOC119351955 gene encoding uncharacterized protein LOC119351955 — MLLLRGVVFGVWRLEQVTLQTAQTPGQLPSLQIHASANSIFVCEEETFMHEIEKHMIAEFSVLELHLETNGHVFGALAFHVLGMNRICSAMQKLKVILQRSSVKEGCSPHCPCESMGWRSQTISLTGTEEVEISGCGGDGHEIDGHEIDFLKLILKCAPMLKKMIVKLSDGASSSDDGCTNIYNIFKAHSSVELYVYLSSGLMLGSQDSPSA, encoded by the exons ATGCTGCTACTTCGAGGTGTCGTGTTCGGTGTTTGGCGACTCGAGCAGGTGACTCTGCAGACGGCTCAGACACCAGGACAGCTGCCTTCGCTGCAGATTCATGCCAGCGCC AATTCTATTTTTGTCTGTGAAGAGGAGACATTTATGCACGAGATAGAAAAGCATATGATTGCCGAGTTTTCCGTTTTGGAGCTACATCTTGAAACAAATGGACATGTGTTTGGAGCGCTCGCGTTTCATGTCCTAGGGATGAATAGAATTTGTAGTGCTATGCAGAAGCTTAAGGTCATCCTACAGAGGTCATCG GTGAAAGAAGGATGCTCACCTCATTGTCCATGTGAGTCCATGGGGTGGAGATCCCAAACTATCTCCTTGACTGGAACCGAAGAAGTGGAGATCAGTGGCTGTGGAGGAGACGGTCATGAGATTGACGGTCATGAGATTGATTTCTTGAAACTGATACTCAAATGTGCGCCAATGCTCAAAAAAATGATTGTGAAGCTGTCAGATGGGGCCTCATCAAGTGATGATGGATGCACAAACATATACAACATTTTCAAGGCTCATTCTTCTGTGGAACTCTATGTTTATCTTAGCTCTG GGTTAATGCTCGGCAGCCAAGACTCACCCTCAGCATGA